A region from the Variovorax sp. RKNM96 genome encodes:
- the fdhD gene encoding formate dehydrogenase accessory sulfurtransferase FdhD — protein MSQPDLADSEDTLPSLSRHAVRVFGERGVAPEGAVRDDTLAAEVPVALVFNGVSHAVMMATPLDLEDFALGFALSEGILDSAADCRGIEVQTIDAISAGLPEGMPGIEVQLDISTRSFERLKGRRRSLAGRTGCGVCGVESFAGLDITPQPVPPRDWIERIDLDTVLRAFAALPARQVLNAEAGAIHAAGWATVEGELTDVMEDVGRHNALDKLLGRLARAGRLEEPGFVLMSSRGSHELVRKCGRLGIAAMATISAPTAMGVRMAELSGLRFWGLCRAPRGVLYADGLSLPSNARTASATASMP, from the coding sequence ATGTCCCAGCCAGACCTCGCCGATTCCGAAGACACCCTGCCATCGCTTTCCCGGCACGCCGTGCGCGTGTTCGGCGAACGCGGCGTGGCCCCTGAAGGCGCGGTGCGCGACGACACGCTGGCGGCCGAGGTGCCGGTCGCGCTGGTCTTCAATGGCGTCTCGCATGCGGTGATGATGGCCACGCCGCTCGACCTCGAAGATTTCGCGCTCGGCTTCGCGCTGAGCGAAGGCATCCTCGACAGCGCCGCCGATTGCCGCGGCATCGAGGTGCAGACCATCGATGCCATTTCGGCCGGCCTCCCCGAAGGCATGCCCGGCATCGAGGTGCAGCTCGACATTTCCACCCGCAGTTTCGAGCGCCTGAAGGGCCGCCGCCGCAGCCTTGCGGGCCGCACGGGCTGTGGCGTGTGCGGCGTCGAGAGTTTCGCGGGGCTCGACATCACCCCTCAACCGGTGCCGCCGCGCGACTGGATCGAACGCATCGACCTCGACACCGTGCTGCGCGCCTTCGCCGCGCTGCCCGCGCGCCAGGTGCTGAATGCCGAAGCCGGCGCCATCCACGCCGCGGGCTGGGCCACGGTGGAGGGCGAACTCACCGACGTGATGGAAGACGTGGGCCGCCACAACGCGCTCGACAAGCTGCTCGGCCGGCTCGCGCGGGCGGGGCGCCTCGAAGAACCGGGCTTCGTGCTGATGTCCAGCCGCGGCAGCCATGAACTCGTGCGCAAGTGCGGGCGCCTCGGCATCGCGGCGATGGCGACGATCTCGGCGCCCACCGCGATGGGCGTGCGGATGGCCGAGTTGAGCGGCCTGCGCTTCTGGGGCCTGTGCCGCGCGCCGCGCGGCGTGCTCTATGCGGACGGGTTGTCGCTGCCTTCGAACGCGCGCACCGCGTCGGCCACCGCCTCGATGCCCTGA